One window of Mangrovibacterium diazotrophicum genomic DNA carries:
- a CDS encoding DUF4230 domain-containing protein produces the protein MAFLKYISSLGSLVFQVVLVIAAVVAFSWFDPFDLLAPTKRKLQNTPVQVESIREIGELITAEYYGEVIASVEEIVNTDAQSRIDTFNYRIDLLHRQFLDVVDSLAAKDLNRKQISGTFKLEYSDLLTDSLFGFYTYFIREKLKDRNYKRRELEKSLPRKQQLDLVEDLCLKRKKELRGDLHEFGTSEIQANFREVQKSSAKKTAHKRQLVLLGRGWVKAGFRFDEFSEKNFLYDNQHNRAIFIGMQPEIISATINPWFIPEEGVEGFEFVIVERKVKYDSRWTNRVKRLCLTKLEAQAISKDILGRAQSNAEDQLKHFFSLLAGEQVQEIAFYTDFLEYSADALLKDSVLSDDKIPVVEELLLEYKKRSGADFSPRACKEFIDSLKAAKPTIKGQRFQLNSRSTELFTLLKDHRLDSMESSSIDGLHRVTALDSIWCESECGNLTDSIASYLDRVNTNFENDLYRLENHFRTDTLAQLTPAR, from the coding sequence ATGGCCTTTTTAAAATACATATCGTCATTGGGAAGCCTCGTCTTTCAGGTTGTTTTGGTGATTGCAGCCGTGGTTGCATTTTCCTGGTTCGATCCTTTCGACTTGCTTGCTCCTACCAAACGGAAGCTTCAGAATACGCCTGTGCAGGTGGAGAGCATCCGCGAAATCGGTGAACTGATTACAGCGGAGTATTATGGAGAGGTGATTGCTTCGGTCGAGGAAATAGTCAACACGGACGCGCAGTCTAGAATAGACACATTCAACTACCGTATTGATTTATTGCACCGTCAGTTTCTGGATGTGGTCGATAGTCTGGCTGCTAAAGACTTGAACAGGAAGCAAATCTCCGGGACTTTCAAATTGGAGTACAGCGATTTGCTGACGGATAGCCTTTTTGGATTCTATACGTATTTCATTCGCGAGAAATTAAAGGATCGCAATTACAAACGTCGCGAGTTAGAGAAATCGCTGCCGAGAAAGCAACAATTGGATTTGGTGGAAGATTTGTGTCTGAAGCGTAAAAAAGAGTTGCGGGGAGACCTGCACGAATTTGGAACCTCCGAAATTCAGGCGAATTTTCGGGAAGTTCAGAAATCATCGGCAAAGAAGACGGCCCACAAACGGCAGCTCGTTTTGTTGGGGCGGGGATGGGTGAAGGCCGGCTTTCGGTTTGACGAGTTCAGTGAAAAGAATTTTTTGTACGACAATCAGCATAACCGCGCGATTTTTATCGGCATGCAGCCGGAAATCATCAGTGCGACCATCAATCCGTGGTTCATCCCGGAAGAGGGGGTGGAGGGATTCGAGTTTGTGATTGTTGAACGAAAAGTAAAGTACGACTCCCGGTGGACAAATCGGGTGAAGCGGCTTTGCCTGACAAAGCTGGAAGCGCAAGCTATTTCGAAGGATATTTTGGGCAGGGCGCAATCCAACGCTGAAGATCAGTTGAAGCACTTTTTCAGCCTGTTGGCAGGTGAACAAGTGCAGGAGATTGCCTTTTATACCGATTTTCTGGAGTATTCGGCGGATGCCCTTTTGAAGGACTCAGTTTTGAGCGACGATAAAATACCGGTGGTTGAGGAATTGCTATTGGAGTATAAAAAGCGCAGCGGAGCAGATTTTAGTCCGAGAGCCTGCAAAGAATTCATTGATTCACTTAAAGCTGCAAAACCAACAATAAAGGGTCAGCGATTTCAGCTCAATTCCCGTTCAACGGAACTGTTTACCCTGCTTAAAGATCATCGGCTCGATTCGATGGAATCCAGCTCGATAGATGGACTGCACCGGGTTACTGCGCTTGATTCGATTTGGTGTGAAAGTGAATGCGGAAATCTCACTGATTCGATCGCAAGTTATCTGGATCGGGTAAATACGAACTTCGAGAACGATCTTTACAGGTTGGAGAATCATTTCCGTACGGATACTTTGGCGCAGCTTACTCCTGCCCGATAA
- a CDS encoding DUF4230 domain-containing protein: MILTIQKPYSEMGAFKLTYLLILIVLLSSCERHKRHLVVSKIQSSAKLATTETAIDKVVIGNKSRRVFGLINVSNAEFVAYSQAFVKTGVDLTKLKKNDIKIDGSAIELRLPPVEVLDFSYPFDSFRIDPNLTSNAMLSKIDVIDQEFFFRKAELDIRENLQYMGIREQTEENTRKIMVALLKNMGYDEIYISFADSGQIIKKVNLKIPDEWPF, from the coding sequence ATGATTTTGACAATCCAAAAGCCGTACAGTGAAATGGGGGCATTTAAACTGACATATCTCCTGATTCTGATTGTGCTGCTGAGTTCGTGTGAAAGGCACAAGCGTCACTTGGTGGTGAGTAAAATACAAAGTTCCGCCAAGCTGGCAACCACCGAAACGGCCATTGATAAGGTTGTTATCGGCAATAAAAGTCGTCGCGTGTTCGGGCTCATCAATGTCAGTAATGCCGAGTTTGTGGCCTATTCACAGGCTTTTGTGAAAACGGGAGTCGATCTCACAAAGCTGAAGAAAAATGATATCAAGATTGATGGAAGTGCCATTGAGTTGAGGTTGCCCCCTGTCGAGGTTCTTGATTTCAGCTATCCGTTTGACAGTTTCCGGATTGACCCGAATCTCACTTCCAATGCCATGCTCAGCAAGATTGATGTGATTGACCAGGAATTTTTCTTCCGCAAAGCCGAACTCGATATCCGCGAAAACCTGCAATACATGGGGATCAGGGAGCAAACTGAAGAGAATACCCGTAAAATCATGGTGGCTTTATTGAAAAATATGGGTTACGACGAAATTTACATCAGTTTTGCCGACTCGGGGCAGATCATCAAAAAAGTCAACCTTAAAATCCCGGACGAATGGCCTTTTTAA
- a CDS encoding DUF5675 family protein — protein sequence MKRVLLLVVVAGLTFLVILFATKPELLNDIWIWAIGLSGLIIKGFQSIIEYFKGLFDGDDSKSQTVAPSEPDTFSGNKLKLLRVSDDGDTTIGMLYVNDQFYCYTLEDTGKRTDNPAEVRIPAGNYPISFSKQNDEMTLSYRAKYPSWFGKHLQLSQVPKHDAVYIHHGGSHRDTTQGCILVSDSIQATGSDTELTNSMLTFQRLYQFMSQQLAAGTAHRISIYDEKWINQLTQTK from the coding sequence ATGAAGCGCGTTTTACTACTTGTTGTCGTTGCCGGTCTGACCTTTCTGGTCATTCTCTTCGCCACTAAACCGGAGTTGTTGAATGATATTTGGATTTGGGCGATTGGCTTGAGTGGTTTGATCATTAAAGGATTTCAGTCGATCATCGAGTACTTTAAAGGTCTGTTTGATGGCGATGATTCCAAAAGTCAAACCGTTGCACCAAGTGAACCGGATACCTTCAGCGGAAATAAATTGAAACTTTTGCGTGTTTCCGATGACGGGGATACCACAATCGGGATGCTTTATGTGAACGATCAGTTTTATTGCTACACCCTGGAAGATACGGGGAAACGTACCGACAATCCTGCGGAGGTCCGGATTCCGGCAGGTAACTACCCGATCAGCTTTAGTAAGCAAAACGACGAAATGACCTTGTCCTATCGCGCCAAGTACCCGTCGTGGTTCGGCAAGCACTTGCAGTTGTCGCAGGTTCCAAAGCATGATGCTGTTTACATTCACCATGGAGGCAGTCATCGCGATACGACCCAGGGATGCATCCTGGTTTCGGACAGTATTCAGGCAACAGGATCCGATACCGAATTGACGAACTCGATGCTCACTTTCCAGCGGTTGTACCAGTTTATGTCACAACAACTGGCGGCCGGTACAGCTCACCGGATTTCGATTTACGACGAAAAATGGATTAACCAACTAACACAGACGAAATGA
- a CDS encoding N-acetylmuramoyl-L-alanine amidase, protein MSALSLVNHKLVGDTVSPMACPKNHDKFITGMPDTIIIHFTAGRDALSSAQYLCRDDIKASAHIVIGRQGEIYQLVDFDTVAWHAGESQYAGRSWYNRYSIGIELDNAGRMEKVGTEFQAWFGQKYQANDVLQAVHRNEKMPSWWHVYTPEQIEACRKVCELLIKSPAYNIGSILGHEEISPGRKTDPGPAFPLDKFRSMLLSQNRSDDQPLLDLDGIVVNADLLNIRESPSVEAKKVAQPLLTGAKLKVLEEKNGWYRVETKITGWVSKGFVKTDQK, encoded by the coding sequence ATGAGTGCACTGTCTCTTGTGAATCATAAGCTCGTGGGCGACACAGTCAGCCCGATGGCTTGTCCCAAAAATCACGACAAATTTATTACCGGAATGCCCGATACCATTATCATTCACTTCACGGCGGGGCGCGATGCCTTGTCATCGGCGCAGTACCTATGCCGCGATGATATTAAAGCTTCGGCTCACATCGTTATTGGTAGGCAGGGCGAAATTTATCAGTTGGTGGACTTTGATACGGTTGCCTGGCATGCCGGTGAGAGTCAATATGCCGGACGAAGCTGGTACAATCGGTATTCAATTGGTATTGAATTGGACAACGCCGGGCGCATGGAAAAAGTTGGAACTGAGTTTCAGGCTTGGTTTGGCCAAAAATACCAGGCGAACGATGTGCTGCAGGCTGTTCATCGGAACGAAAAAATGCCAAGCTGGTGGCATGTTTATACGCCCGAGCAGATAGAAGCTTGTCGTAAGGTTTGCGAGTTACTCATCAAAAGCCCTGCTTACAATATCGGCAGTATTCTTGGACATGAGGAAATTTCTCCGGGTCGGAAGACGGATCCGGGACCGGCTTTCCCGCTCGATAAGTTCCGCAGTATGCTGCTTTCCCAGAATCGAAGCGATGATCAGCCCCTGTTGGATTTAGATGGAATCGTCGTCAATGCCGATTTGCTGAATATCCGCGAAAGTCCTTCAGTTGAAGCTAAAAAAGTAGCGCAGCCGCTGCTTACCGGTGCCAAATTGAAAGTGCTGGAAGAGAAGAATGGCTGGTACCGCGTTGAAACCAAAATTACCGGCTGGGTCAGCAAGGGCTTTGTTAAAACAGATCAAAAATGA
- the yccS gene encoding YccS family putative transporter — MKLKKQLNNWLEKQAWFELWRREFWSRPDRLMATKATLAIALLSVPFVAIGKPFFAITLGLGALAGALSETDDHPKGRIKSLLLKVVSFGISSLAVGLLRPYPILLGLGLGISTIGFLLIGGLGERYRGVTFGAILVGIYAMLGIEISPAWYWPAVLMPTGALFYGLLSLALLYYKPYRLLEEQLARGFSALADYFDEKANLFPSDEKTQSEVRNKLALLNVKLVGSLDRCREVMRSYADALKDDAPLKPYLQQFMLLQSLHERAASSHERYDLLSQDPHNLEIMEGIGQILHQMAEAIKQFAYAMLTGIQYRHPVALNWSIKALQDKQILFKQSENSPLSLLIRNLVRSNLALQRSNDENQRTITPKLAKDTRTLYQRLKDQLSLHHPRMRHAIRLSICFMIGFAISEGFKMPKGEWIVLTSLFVCQPSYSETRRRLFQRVMGTITGVIVGVLIIQILPTVAGQLLLMLAASFFFFSWLRRKYSTAVVFITIFVLCVFNLGTHQGVAAMVPRLIDTIIGSALAIITVRLLWPDWQHKRLPNLLNTAFEKNAAYFEVIINEYREASTGDDFEYRIARRQAHRADNALVLAWQDMQLEPRRHQQMREQSFTLTYLNHALLSYLSALGAHREQSDFNTRELVEPASKILEILRHAQIPLPGDIKDKQDELAALLAELREKQAANENSASLQQTGLVINIAELTSKLLDRAQPFNPQLSQKD; from the coding sequence GTGAAGCTGAAGAAGCAACTGAACAACTGGTTGGAAAAGCAAGCTTGGTTTGAGCTGTGGCGCCGCGAGTTTTGGAGCCGCCCCGATCGGCTGATGGCCACAAAAGCAACATTGGCAATTGCCTTGTTAAGCGTTCCGTTTGTTGCTATCGGAAAACCCTTCTTCGCTATCACACTGGGTCTTGGCGCGCTGGCCGGCGCACTTTCCGAAACCGATGACCACCCCAAAGGACGTATCAAATCGCTTTTATTGAAAGTTGTCAGCTTCGGAATCTCCAGCCTCGCCGTCGGACTACTCCGCCCCTATCCGATTTTACTGGGACTGGGATTGGGTATTTCAACCATTGGCTTCCTGCTTATTGGCGGTTTAGGCGAACGCTATCGAGGCGTGACATTCGGCGCCATCCTGGTCGGTATTTACGCCATGCTCGGGATCGAAATCAGCCCTGCCTGGTACTGGCCCGCAGTACTGATGCCAACCGGGGCACTTTTTTATGGTTTACTTTCTCTTGCTCTTTTGTACTACAAGCCATACCGATTGCTCGAAGAACAGCTTGCCCGAGGCTTCAGCGCTCTTGCTGATTATTTTGATGAGAAAGCCAACCTTTTCCCCAGTGATGAGAAAACACAAAGTGAAGTGCGAAATAAACTGGCTTTGCTCAACGTCAAGTTGGTTGGATCACTCGACCGCTGCCGCGAAGTTATGCGTAGTTATGCGGATGCCTTAAAAGATGACGCCCCGCTGAAACCATATCTGCAGCAGTTTATGCTGCTGCAAAGTTTACACGAGCGCGCTGCCTCCAGCCACGAACGCTACGATTTGCTGAGCCAGGACCCGCACAACCTGGAAATCATGGAAGGTATCGGACAGATTCTGCACCAAATGGCCGAAGCCATCAAGCAATTTGCTTATGCCATGTTGACAGGCATTCAGTACCGCCATCCCGTTGCGCTGAACTGGAGCATTAAAGCACTGCAGGACAAGCAAATTCTGTTTAAACAGAGCGAGAACAGTCCGTTAAGCCTGCTTATTCGCAACCTGGTTCGTTCCAACCTGGCACTACAACGGTCGAACGACGAGAACCAACGCACCATCACACCCAAACTGGCCAAAGATACACGTACGTTGTATCAACGTTTAAAAGACCAACTGAGCTTGCATCACCCGCGTATGCGCCACGCCATCCGGTTAAGTATTTGCTTTATGATTGGCTTTGCTATTTCCGAAGGTTTCAAAATGCCCAAAGGTGAATGGATCGTGCTTACCAGTTTGTTTGTTTGTCAGCCCAGTTACAGCGAAACCCGCCGACGTCTGTTTCAACGTGTCATGGGCACCATTACCGGAGTGATTGTCGGCGTGCTGATTATCCAGATTTTACCAACTGTTGCAGGTCAATTGTTGCTCATGCTCGCTGCATCTTTCTTCTTTTTCAGCTGGCTGCGCCGAAAATATTCTACAGCAGTTGTTTTCATCACCATCTTTGTGCTTTGCGTATTCAACCTGGGCACACACCAAGGGGTAGCTGCCATGGTTCCGCGACTGATTGATACCATTATCGGTTCGGCCTTGGCCATTATTACGGTTCGCCTGCTTTGGCCCGATTGGCAGCACAAACGTCTGCCTAACCTGCTGAACACCGCTTTTGAGAAGAATGCGGCTTATTTTGAAGTCATCATCAACGAATACAGAGAAGCCTCAACCGGCGACGATTTCGAATATCGGATTGCCCGTCGTCAGGCTCACCGTGCCGACAATGCTTTGGTTTTAGCCTGGCAGGATATGCAGCTTGAACCTCGTCGCCACCAGCAAATGCGCGAACAATCATTCACGCTGACTTATTTGAACCACGCGTTACTTTCCTACTTGTCGGCCTTGGGTGCACACCGGGAGCAGAGCGATTTCAATACCCGTGAGTTAGTCGAACCGGCCAGCAAGATCCTGGAAATTTTGAGACATGCTCAAATTCCATTGCCCGGAGATATCAAGGATAAACAGGATGAATTGGCAGCTTTGCTTGCTGAATTAAGAGAGAAACAAGCAGCAAATGAGAATTCCGCATCATTGCAGCAAACCGGTTTAGTCATCAACATCGCCGAGCTTACATCAAAGCTTTTGGATCGAGCACAACCGTTCAATCCGCAATTGTCGCAGAAAGACTGA
- a CDS encoding dipeptidase has product MSSIEQYIEENQQRFLDELFGLIRIPSISSISLHKPDMYRAAEYWKEMLLKAGADRAGVYETAGNPVTYGEKIIDPSKPTVLIYGHMDVMPVEPLELWKSQPFEPEIRDGKIYARGADDDKGQSFMHAKAFEYMVANNCLPCNVKFMIEGEEEIGSPNLGAWCEANKDMLKADVILVSDTGMIARDIPSITTGLRGLAYWQVEVTGPNRDLHSGMYGGAVANPINVLNKLIAQMTDENGRITIPGFYDDVQDVSAEERELLGRAPFNLDDYKAALELEEVEGEAGYTTNERTGIRPSFDVCGIWGGYTGEGAKTVIASKAYAKISCRLVPDQDHEKIAVLFKEHFEGIAPKTVKVEVTSLHGGQAYVCPIDIPAYQAAEKAYTDTFGKRPVPVRSGGSIPIISTFEQVLGIKSVLMGFGLGSDAIHSPNENYPLEQFFNGIKTIPKFYQYFVELSK; this is encoded by the coding sequence ATGAGCAGTATTGAACAATACATCGAAGAGAACCAACAACGGTTCCTCGATGAACTTTTCGGATTGATCCGAATTCCTTCTATTAGTTCTATTTCACTACACAAACCCGACATGTACAGGGCAGCAGAATACTGGAAAGAGATGTTGCTGAAAGCGGGTGCCGATCGCGCAGGTGTGTACGAAACAGCAGGTAACCCGGTCACCTACGGCGAAAAGATAATCGATCCTTCAAAACCAACGGTTTTAATTTACGGCCACATGGACGTGATGCCGGTTGAACCGCTGGAATTGTGGAAATCGCAGCCGTTTGAGCCGGAGATCCGCGATGGCAAAATTTACGCGCGTGGTGCCGACGACGACAAAGGTCAATCGTTCATGCACGCCAAGGCATTCGAATACATGGTTGCCAACAACTGCCTCCCATGCAACGTGAAGTTCATGATTGAAGGCGAGGAAGAAATTGGCTCGCCGAACCTGGGTGCATGGTGCGAAGCCAACAAAGATATGCTGAAAGCCGATGTGATCCTGGTATCCGACACCGGCATGATTGCCCGCGATATTCCATCGATCACAACCGGGCTGCGTGGTTTGGCGTACTGGCAGGTTGAAGTAACCGGCCCCAACCGCGACCTGCACTCGGGCATGTACGGCGGTGCCGTGGCAAACCCGATCAACGTGCTGAACAAACTGATTGCGCAAATGACCGACGAGAATGGTCGAATCACCATCCCCGGCTTTTACGATGACGTGCAAGACGTGTCAGCCGAGGAGCGCGAACTTCTGGGCCGTGCGCCATTCAATCTCGACGACTACAAAGCTGCACTGGAACTGGAAGAAGTTGAAGGTGAAGCAGGATATACTACCAACGAACGCACAGGAATCCGACCATCATTTGACGTGTGCGGCATCTGGGGCGGTTACACCGGCGAGGGTGCCAAAACTGTCATCGCATCAAAGGCTTACGCCAAAATCAGCTGCCGCCTCGTGCCTGATCAGGATCACGAAAAGATCGCAGTGTTGTTCAAAGAGCACTTTGAAGGAATCGCTCCTAAAACCGTTAAAGTTGAAGTGACTTCGCTGCACGGCGGACAAGCTTACGTTTGCCCGATCGATATCCCGGCTTACCAGGCAGCTGAAAAAGCATACACCGATACCTTTGGAAAACGTCCGGTTCCGGTTCGCAGTGGCGGTAGTATTCCAATCATTTCAACCTTTGAACAGGTATTGGGAATTAAATCAGTCTTGATGGGCTTTGGTTTGGGCTCAGATGCCATCCACTCGCCGAATGAAAACTACCCACTGGAACAATTTTTCAATGGGATTAAAACCATTCCGAAATTCTACCAGTATTTTGTAGAGTTAAGCAAATAA
- a CDS encoding LytR/AlgR family response regulator transcription factor: MKVLIIEDEKRAANHLERLLNQVSPDIEVLHRLESVRDAVLFLSARPKIDLIFSDIQLADGLSFEIYKQVEVGCPIIFTTAYDQYAIEAFKTNGIDYLLKPVEEERLKQAIDKARQFVPGLLLEKLMAIQQPTEEKQYKSRFMVKVGDKIRTVPVEEIQVFYSQDKATFILTRDKRNYCIDYPLDQLEQLVNPQSFFRINRKYIVGIDACTDMLAWSNSRLRLKVEGLDEPDLIVARERVADFKEWLDR; the protein is encoded by the coding sequence ATGAAGGTATTAATTATAGAAGATGAAAAGCGGGCGGCCAACCATTTGGAGCGTCTGCTGAACCAGGTTTCGCCCGACATAGAGGTTTTGCACCGGCTGGAGTCGGTTCGCGACGCGGTGCTGTTTTTGTCGGCCCGGCCAAAGATTGATTTGATCTTTTCCGATATCCAGCTGGCCGATGGGCTGAGCTTCGAGATATACAAGCAGGTTGAGGTCGGTTGTCCGATCATTTTCACCACGGCTTACGACCAGTATGCAATCGAAGCCTTCAAAACCAATGGGATCGATTACCTGCTGAAGCCGGTAGAGGAAGAGCGGCTGAAACAAGCGATTGACAAAGCCCGCCAATTTGTTCCCGGCCTGCTGCTCGAAAAGCTGATGGCTATCCAGCAACCGACAGAAGAAAAGCAGTACAAAAGTCGATTTATGGTGAAGGTGGGTGACAAGATTCGAACGGTTCCGGTTGAGGAGATCCAGGTGTTTTACAGCCAGGATAAAGCTACCTTCATTTTAACCCGAGACAAGCGTAACTATTGCATCGACTATCCACTTGACCAGTTGGAGCAGCTGGTAAACCCACAGAGCTTTTTTCGCATCAACCGTAAATACATTGTTGGCATCGATGCCTGCACCGACATGCTGGCCTGGAGCAACTCGCGTCTTCGACTGAAGGTTGAAGGACTGGATGAACCGGATCTGATCGTCGCCCGCGAGCGCGTTGCTGACTTCAAAGAGTGGCTGGATCGTTAG
- a CDS encoding sensor histidine kinase, with protein MYYIPGFRRDQFSIPRYLLANVVLALIIAVFSTPGFPGDPKMLGIGFVWSFVISITIWTGCMLLTDLMDKRIKWMERPVLRSVLGIVVLVGYSLVMFMIDKLLLLYIFYGITPSNWYEFLLESSIYTVLISLFISLLFTAIGFFKAWKRETITSAQLKTQMMTYQYEALRNQINPHFLFNSLNVLSDLVYEDQQQAVRFIRQLSDLFRYVLDSRDKELVPLQEELNFLDSYIFLLKTRFEEKLQIDLQVEARSDDFMVPMTLQMLIENAVKHNEVSAAFPLKVTVRQNGDYLEVENNLQPKSVGDDSKKTGLQNIRQQFAFFSAKPVEIEQTEQFYRVRVPILKVEN; from the coding sequence ATGTACTACATTCCCGGTTTCAGACGCGATCAATTCTCTATACCCCGCTACTTGCTGGCCAATGTTGTGCTGGCTTTGATAATCGCTGTTTTTTCCACACCCGGTTTTCCGGGCGACCCGAAAATGTTGGGGATTGGCTTCGTGTGGTCCTTTGTCATTTCCATCACCATCTGGACGGGGTGCATGTTGCTGACCGATCTGATGGATAAACGGATCAAGTGGATGGAACGGCCGGTGCTTCGGTCGGTTTTGGGGATTGTGGTATTGGTGGGGTACTCGCTGGTCATGTTCATGATCGATAAACTGCTGCTATTGTATATCTTTTATGGCATAACGCCTTCAAATTGGTACGAGTTTCTCCTGGAGTCGAGCATCTACACTGTTTTAATTTCGTTGTTCATCTCGCTGCTCTTTACGGCCATTGGCTTTTTTAAGGCCTGGAAGCGCGAAACCATCACTTCGGCGCAACTGAAAACGCAAATGATGACGTACCAGTACGAAGCGCTGCGCAACCAGATTAACCCGCATTTTCTGTTCAATAGTCTGAATGTGTTGAGTGATCTGGTGTATGAAGACCAGCAGCAGGCGGTGCGGTTTATTAGGCAGCTGAGCGATCTGTTTCGCTATGTGCTCGATAGCCGCGACAAGGAGTTGGTGCCGCTGCAGGAAGAGTTGAATTTCCTGGATTCTTATATTTTTCTATTGAAAACCCGTTTCGAAGAAAAGTTGCAGATCGACCTGCAGGTGGAGGCAAGGTCGGATGATTTTATGGTTCCGATGACACTGCAAATGCTGATCGAGAACGCCGTAAAGCACAACGAAGTTTCGGCAGCTTTTCCGCTGAAAGTTACAGTTCGTCAGAACGGCGATTACCTGGAGGTGGAGAATAACCTGCAGCCCAAATCGGTGGGGGATGATTCGAAGAAAACAGGCTTGCAAAACATCCGGCAGCAGTTTGCCTTTTTCTCCGCAAAGCCGGTGGAGATTGAACAGACAGAACAGTTTTACCGGGTGCGGGTGCCCATTCTTAAAGTTGAAAATTGA